The DNA window CTTACTTCTAAGAACGACGCCATTCACTATCACAAAAAGAAGATGGGGGATCTCTTGGTTTAGGGTGCGTTCGTCCAGGTCACGGTGTCGGTGTTGTAGTCCCAGCTTCCAGCCAAGACCCAATTGAAAGTGCTGCCGCTGGCTACGACCTTCCAGATCTGGTATGAACCAGGAATCCTGTCGTTTCCAGAGAGCCCTTCCCAACCGGTCAAGCCGTAGAAACTGTTCGACACTGTCGGCAATACTGCATGGATAGCAGTCCCGTCGTTGCTACCTGCCGAGAGTATTGACAAGGCAGCGATCCATGTGTCGTCGTAGCCTTCCAACGTATAGAAGACTCCGCCGCCGACGATGGCTGCGAGCTGCGATGTTCCTGCGTACTTCTGGAAGAATGCGAGTGTCTTGCTGTTATTGACCACGTTAAAGAGTGTAGATGGAAGGATGACGTGTGACGTGTACTGGCCTACGCTGGAGTTGCTCAAAAGCGAGTTCTGAGCTTCACCGTCGCTCCCGAACCACGGCACATCGTTGTAGATCGCAGCGCTCTGGGTCGAGGCCTGCTTCAGGAGCGTTCCAAGTTCTTGGAACGAAACCGAAACAATAGCCACGTGCCCTGCGGCCGCGCCCGCGTTCAGCGTGTTGTAGGAGTTGGTGATCGCAGTGATCAGTGAAGTGAAGTCTGTGGTCGCAGTGTCGTATTTGAATGGGCCCGCGATGCTAGCCGCTGCCAGGCCGTCCTGCTTCAGGAAGCTGACGGTCGCGTTGGCCAACCCGCCGCCGTAGGTGTCGTCTCTGTTGACTACGATTACTGCCTTCGCGCCCTGGGTCAGGACTTCCCTTGCGATTGCCTGTCCCTGGGCCGCGTCGTTAGGCGCAGTCCTGAACAGGTAATTGTTTGTCACGTCAGTAACGTGCAAGGCAGGTGAAGTCGAAGACGGGCTGATGAGCACGATGTGGTTGGAGTTTGCGTAGGCGAGAATCGCGAGTGCGGCTCCGCTGTTAAGCGGACCAATGACCACGCGGATTCCGTTCGCATACATTGCCTGAGTCTGAGATAGTGCGGTTGGACCGTCGAGCTTGTAGTCGTTGTTGTCCAAGACAAACGTCACGTGGCAGCCTGCGCTGGCCTCGTAGGCGTTGATTTCTGTGATTGCGAGTTGCTCTGCCGCCAAGTCGCCCTTCCCCTGCGCGGATAGTTGGCCGCTAAGGTCGTTCAGGGCGCCGATGTGGACCGTCTGGCCGTTACACAGGCCAGAGCCTGTGCCGGCGACGGTCGTGGTTATCGTTTGTGTACCGCCGCTTCCGGCGATGGTTGTCGTGACGGTACTCCCCAGACCGAGCGATGGAGCGGCAAGATAGATGCCACCCGCGCCGATGAGAAGCCCCACGATAAGAGATCCGAAAACTGTTGCTGTAGATACCCCTCTCTTTTTCAACGGAGCTTGGACGGTAGTCGGGAAAGAGTTTTAAGGCTTCCTAAGTGGTTTGGCCCAGTTCTAGACCTTTGGTTCCAGCCTACCTGGTCTCAGCCGTTGTCTACGGAACTTTCTTCGCTCTCATGGCGATGGGTCTGACACTGACCTACCTGACGACCAAGGTCCCCAACTTCGCCTACGGCTCTTTCGTCACCATCGGCCTTTACAGTGCATACCAGCTTGAGACCCTCAACCACCTCTCGCCCTATGCTGCCAGTCTGGTGGCGTTCGTGGTCGCCGGAGGAGCGTCGGTTCTGATGTACGTCGGGATCCTGCGCCCTCTGGCGAAGAGAGGGACTCCCCTCGTGGCCCTGATGATCGCGACCTTCGGAGTTGATATCGGTTTCATCGGGGTCTTCGGCATCTACACAGACTACCTCCAGACGCGCTACAAACTCATCGATGCCAAACAGTTCTTTGCCCTCCCAGGCGACTTCACCATCTTCGGAATCCAGGGAGTGGTATTTGTCGCGCCACTTGTCCTAGTCCTGATTACGGTCATGCTGTTCCTGCTCTTCACGAGGACGCGGTTTGGAGTGGCGATGCGGGCATCCGTGGAGAACCCGCCCCTAGCCAGGGTCCTCGGAATCAACGTCGAAAGGGTGTACACAGTCTCGTGGATGCTTGCGGGAGGATTCGCAGGGCTGGCGGGCGCCCTCTATACATTGTGGCTCCCGGGCGGGACGAGCACCGGTTCCGACCTCATCGTTGAGATCTTCGCCTCCAGCGTGCTCGGAGGTCTGACAAGCATTTTCGGGGCTGTCGTCGGAGGCCTTGTAATTGGGGGGAGTGAGGACCTTGTGACGACGGGCCTAGGCGAGGGGTTCGGGTACATCGGAGCGGGGCTCATCGCGGTTGCGACCATACTAATCGGCGTCTATTTGTTCAGGAAGAGGAGAATCGGATCGAGAATCGGCGGGGCGATCTTTGGGATTCTGGGGGTGTACATCTTCTTCGAAATGGCGACAGGGTTCTCTACCGACATTCTCGCCCAGGGCCTAGTGAGCGGGTTCGGGCCAGATGTCACTCCATTCCAGAAGGGGATTCCACTCCTGATCATGGTAATCGCCTTGATGGTTCTCCCCCAGGGCCTCATCTCACTCAGGTTTAGGAGGAAGAAGAAGTAGCATGGGCCTGCCCCAGCTGCTGATTGGGGGCTTCGACCTCGTGAGCTTCGGCCTGGGCTTCCTCAACTACTACGCGCTCTACCTTGCGATAAGCCTGACACTGAACCTCGAGTTCGGATTCACCGGGATCCCCAACTTCGGCAAGGTGATGTTCATCGCCGGCGGGGCCGCCTTCTCCGGCTCCATTGCCGGGAGGGTAGCTGCGTACGCCTATGGGATAGGTGTCAATCGCGACTTCATCGTATTCAACCCGTCGATCATCAGTGGGGTAAATGCCAGGCTGGCGACGGACCCGGCGTTCGCGGTTCAACTCGTCATCTTCTCGCTCCTAGTGGCCGCGCTGGTCGGCGCTCTTCTCGGGTATCTCTCCTCCTATCCTGCAATACGGCTCAGAGAGGACTACCTCGGAATGCTGCTCCTAGGGGCTGCGCAGTTCTTCCAAGTGATCCTCAGGACTTACACACCGCTGATTGGAGGGGCGCAAAACATCGAAGTGCCCGACCCCTACGTCTATTGGTCGTCCCTTGGACCGGGATACAGGGACCTCGTGGCCGCGCTGGTAGTCTCGGCTTTCGCGATAGTCGTTTTCCTGTACGCCGAGCGCGTGGCCAAGTCACCCCTGGGACGGATGCTGAAGTCAGTTAGGGACAATGAGGATGCAGCAAAGGCACTGGGTAAGGACGACGTGGCAGTGAGGCGCAACATCCTCATCATCGCCTCGGCCATAGCAGGGATGGCGGGCGCGATCTTCACCTTCTACATCGCGTCGGTGGAATCCGATAATTGGACGAGGTTCGCATGGACCTTCTGGCCCTTCCTGATTGTCATCATAGGTGGGGCGGGCAACAACTTCGGCGTCGCCCTGGGGACTTTCTTCTTCATGCTCATCTTCAAGGGGCTGCAGCAGATTCAGCCTTACGTCCAGCCATACATCTTCTTCGACGTGAACTGGCTGCAGGACATCCTGTTTGCCGCGCTTCTCATAATCATCTTGCTCCTTCGTCCGGAGGGGATAATCAGGGAAAAGCCTACCCCGACGCTTTCGAGGTCGACCGTCGCGGCCATGGTCGGCGCTCTAGCTGGGCCCGGAGGAGGTGGGGGCACCGAACCAGAGGAGCCTTCGAGGTTGCGACGGTTTGGGAGGAGGGCGAAATCGCTTGTCAGACGCGGGCAAAAGTCAGGGACCGTCGGCCCACCCTAGCAAACAACCCGAATCCGACGCTTGAGCCCACATACGTTTATTATCGTGGCGCGGGTTCGCGTTCCGCTTTGCTGAATGAGTCACAGCCACTAACTCAGTTGCTCGAACGTAGGGAGAGGGAGTATCTAATGGGCAAGGCGAAGGTCGTCATGCGTTCATCGTTGGATAACATCGACGTAGGAGACTTTCGGATCGACGGCCTCAAACAAGGGGAGACGGTGGAGCTCCCACGATGGGTGGCGGAGGAGCTGTCGAGCCTGAGCCTAGCCGAGCTGGCGGAGGAGCCCTTTGAGACCGAGATCTTCAGGGCGATAGGCAAGGAGAAGATGATGGGCCCGCTCCAGCTCTCGGCCCTGCCTCAGGACTTCTACCTGAGGATGAAGAGGAGGCTCAGCCTCCTCGGCCGTGCGGCGACAGATGGGAAGGCCAAGAAGGAAGACCTGGACAGGCTGAAGGCGGGGAGTTACGACCTGATCGGCATGAGGCTTAGCAAGTTGCTTTCCCTTTCGAGCTCTTCTACTTCGGTCACATCGCTGGCTGACAAGCTGACCCCTGAAGAGAGCGCCTTCTTCACTGCCTCCCAGTCGGTTTCGAAGGAGTGGCGAGCAGCCCTGCTCGGAGTGACCTAGTTTGGCCACCATGGCCAGCGGCAAGCTATCAGAGATGCTCGAGGATTTCCTGAAGACTGTCACCGACAGGTCTGGGAACTACACCTACCGGACCAAGATCTCGCAACTCATTTCCAACGAGGGCAAGTCGCTGACGGTCGACTTCGGGGACCTCCTTAGATACGACAACGACCTAGCGAATACGCTGCTTCTGAAGCCTGATTACGCGCTGGCTTCGTTCAAGACAGCAGCCTACGAAACGATGAGGAGCGAGAACGCGCTGTACGCTGACAGGGTCAAGAGAGACCTCGCCGTGAGGATTCGAGCAATATCCGACCTTGTCCCTCTGCGAAAGGTTGACGTTTCATACCTCGACAAGATGCTCGCTGTCTCTGGGATGATAGTAAGGACCTCTGAGCTGAGGCCGTTGATGACCTCGGCGGCCTGGGTCTGTCCGAGTGGACACGTCACCTTTCAGGATCAGGACGACCTCGCCCTGAAGAGGCCCCCCAAGTGCGACATATGCGGCGAGGCCCGGAACTTCGAGCTCGAAAAGAAGCAGAGCAGGTTCATCGACTTCCAGATTCTAAGGGTCCAGGAACTCCCAGAGGAACTTCCACCGGGACAGCTTCCTCAGTTCTTCGACGTCAACGTGGAAGGCGACATCGTAAACCAGGCGAGGCCGGGGGACAGGGTCGTGCTGTCTGGCATCCTGAGGGCGGTGCCAGACTACGCCGTCGGGCAAGTGAAGACGAGGCTGTTCAAGTCTCAGATCGACTGCAACCACGTGGAGGTCAAGGGGAAGGAGCCGGAGATGGTCCAGATCACGAAGGAGGATGAGGCACTTATCAGGAGCGTGGCGTCCTCGCCTGACGCCTACGATAGATTGATCTTGTCGGTGGCCCCTGTGATTCTAGGCCATCTTGCGGAGAAAGAGTCGATACTGCTCCTCCTCGCCGGCGGGTCAGCTACGGTCCTCCC is part of the Nitrososphaerota archaeon genome and encodes:
- a CDS encoding ABC transporter substrate-binding protein is translated as MKKRGVSTATVFGSLIVGLLIGAGGIYLAAPSLGLGSTVTTTIAGSGGTQTITTTVAGTGSGLCNGQTVHIGALNDLSGQLSAQGKGDLAAEQLAITEINAYEASAGCHVTFVLDNNDYKLDGPTALSQTQAMYANGIRVVIGPLNSGAALAILAYANSNHIVLISPSSTSPALHVTDVTNNYLFRTAPNDAAQGQAIAREVLTQGAKAVIVVNRDDTYGGGLANATVSFLKQDGLAAASIAGPFKYDTATTDFTSLITAITNSYNTLNAGAAAGHVAIVSVSFQELGTLLKQASTQSAAIYNDVPWFGSDGEAQNSLLSNSSVGQYTSHVILPSTLFNVVNNSKTLAFFQKYAGTSQLAAIVGGGVFYTLEGYDDTWIAALSILSAGSNDGTAIHAVLPTVSNSFYGLTGWEGLSGNDRIPGSYQIWKVVASGSTFNWVLAGSWDYNTDTVTWTNAP
- a CDS encoding branched-chain amino acid ABC transporter permease gives rise to the protein MVPAYLVSAVVYGTFFALMAMGLTLTYLTTKVPNFAYGSFVTIGLYSAYQLETLNHLSPYAASLVAFVVAGGASVLMYVGILRPLAKRGTPLVALMIATFGVDIGFIGVFGIYTDYLQTRYKLIDAKQFFALPGDFTIFGIQGVVFVAPLVLVLITVMLFLLFTRTRFGVAMRASVENPPLARVLGINVERVYTVSWMLAGGFAGLAGALYTLWLPGGTSTGSDLIVEIFASSVLGGLTSIFGAVVGGLVIGGSEDLVTTGLGEGFGYIGAGLIAVATILIGVYLFRKRRIGSRIGGAIFGILGVYIFFEMATGFSTDILAQGLVSGFGPDVTPFQKGIPLLIMVIALMVLPQGLISLRFRRKKK
- a CDS encoding branched-chain amino acid ABC transporter permease, producing MGLPQLLIGGFDLVSFGLGFLNYYALYLAISLTLNLEFGFTGIPNFGKVMFIAGGAAFSGSIAGRVAAYAYGIGVNRDFIVFNPSIISGVNARLATDPAFAVQLVIFSLLVAALVGALLGYLSSYPAIRLREDYLGMLLLGAAQFFQVILRTYTPLIGGAQNIEVPDPYVYWSSLGPGYRDLVAALVVSAFAIVVFLYAERVAKSPLGRMLKSVRDNEDAAKALGKDDVAVRRNILIIASAIAGMAGAIFTFYIASVESDNWTRFAWTFWPFLIVIIGGAGNNFGVALGTFFFMLIFKGLQQIQPYVQPYIFFDVNWLQDILFAALLIIILLLRPEGIIREKPTPTLSRSTVAAMVGALAGPGGGGGTEPEEPSRLRRFGRRAKSLVRRGQKSGTVGPP